The region ACGCTTTTATTATGTCCGAATACTTTGTCTATGTCTTGGAGAATCAAAAAGGCCGACTCTACATCGGTCAGACTGACAACCTCGAACGCCGGCTGCGCCAGCATAATTCTCCAGAGGGTAAAAACCATCTGGGAAAGTATACCCACAAGAACGGGCCATGGCACCTCCTGGGATCTGAAGAGTTCCCGAGCCGATCAATGGCGAT is a window of Oceanipulchritudo coccoides DNA encoding:
- a CDS encoding GIY-YIG nuclease family protein, whose product is MSEYFVYVLENQKGRLYIGQTDNLERRLRQHNSPEGKNHLGKYTHKNGPWHLLGSEEFPSRSMAMIREGELKSWKSPTKLRAVFGNSAVESRQGRD